In Thalassotalea fonticola, a single genomic region encodes these proteins:
- a CDS encoding exonuclease domain-containing protein translates to MIKKLTHFINSFRSINAQRLTLLAKAPEGPLKQFLSVPFPDNRTAIADLDILAVDFETTGLNAKTDQLLSVGYVLIEHGLIKLGESEHEIIQSTGDLHKDNVVIHQITDDEKSKGLALELVVEKMLKALAGKVMLVHYATIERTFLQQACIQLYGMAPVWPIIDTLALAKKRLDRADTAYDPYQLRLINLRHSYGLPAHHEHNALNDAVATGELFLAQMRHYHHGFATPLKEFISK, encoded by the coding sequence ATGATTAAAAAGTTAACGCACTTTATTAATAGCTTTAGAAGTATAAATGCACAACGATTAACGTTATTGGCAAAAGCTCCAGAAGGACCACTAAAACAGTTTTTGTCGGTGCCCTTTCCCGACAATAGAACGGCAATCGCTGACTTGGATATTCTTGCTGTAGATTTTGAAACTACCGGCTTAAATGCCAAAACAGATCAGTTACTCAGTGTCGGCTATGTACTGATCGAGCATGGTTTGATAAAACTCGGTGAAAGTGAACATGAAATCATTCAATCAACGGGAGACTTGCATAAAGATAATGTGGTGATTCACCAAATTACAGATGATGAAAAATCCAAGGGTTTGGCGTTAGAGCTGGTTGTTGAAAAAATGCTTAAGGCGTTAGCTGGGAAGGTTATGTTGGTTCATTACGCCACAATCGAGCGTACCTTTTTACAACAAGCCTGTATTCAGCTCTATGGCATGGCACCTGTTTGGCCAATAATTGATACCCTAGCTTTAGCTAAAAAACGATTAGACAGAGCTGACACTGCTTATGACCCGTATCAGTTAAGATTAATTAATCTACGTCATTCTTACGGCCTACCAGCTCACCATGAGCATAATGCCTTAAATGATGCCGTTGCCACAGGAGAGCTTTTTTTAGCGCAAATGCGTCATTATCATCACGGTTTTGCTACCCCTTTAAAAGAATTTATCAGTAAGTAG
- a CDS encoding DUF4212 domain-containing protein: MESNNSYWQENLRLILICLVIWFVVSFGFGLLLVEPLNEIRVGGYKLGFWFAQQGSIYTFVGLVFWYSSQMNKLDKKHDVEEE, encoded by the coding sequence GTGGAGAGTAATAACAGTTACTGGCAAGAAAACCTTCGCCTGATACTCATCTGCCTTGTCATTTGGTTTGTAGTTTCATTTGGCTTTGGTTTGTTATTAGTAGAACCGTTAAACGAGATACGTGTTGGAGGTTATAAACTAGGTTTCTGGTTTGCCCAACAAGGATCTATTTACACGTTTGTTGGTTTAGTTTTCTGGTATTCATCACAGATGAACAAACTAGATAAAAAACATGACGTAGAAGAGGAATAA
- a CDS encoding sodium:solute symporter family protein → MDELKLYTYIAVFGSFGVYFAIAWWARAGSTSDFYVAGGGVTPMQNGMAIGADWMSAASFISMAGLIAFLGYGGSVFLMGWTGGYVLLAMLLAPYLRKHGKFTVPEFIFDRYYSKTARIVAVVCLIIASLTYIIGQMKGVGVAFSRFLEVDYGLGLGIGMMVVWVYAVLGGMKGITYTQIAQYCVLIFAYTIPAVFISLQLTGNPIPQLGLGSTLADGSGVYLLDKLDLVVTDLGFKEYTTDNMGGTLNMFAYTLSLMIGTAGLPHVIMRFFTVPSVKAARASAGYALVFIALLYTVAPAVGAMARLNLMNTIEPTAGENMVYAERPQWFKDWENTGLLKFEDKNGDGKVQYVADKETNEMVKVDRDIMVLANPAIANLPNWVIALVAAGGLAAALSTAAGLLLAISSSISHDLMKGVLTPDLSEKSELRASRIVMTISILVSGYLGLNPPGFAAGTVALAFGLAASSIFPALMMGIFSKKMSGKAAVAGMVSGIGITMLYVFQHKGIMFIPGTSFLGGLEQNWFFGISPNAFGAVGALVNFAVAFGVCKLTGDAPEHIQHMVENFRIPKGAGEAHAH, encoded by the coding sequence ATGGATGAGTTAAAGCTTTATACTTATATTGCCGTATTTGGTTCGTTCGGTGTTTATTTTGCGATCGCCTGGTGGGCGCGAGCTGGTTCAACAAGTGACTTCTATGTTGCCGGTGGTGGTGTTACACCAATGCAAAATGGCATGGCAATTGGTGCCGATTGGATGAGTGCCGCATCGTTTATTTCAATGGCTGGTCTTATTGCCTTTTTAGGTTACGGTGGTTCAGTCTTCTTAATGGGTTGGACCGGTGGTTATGTACTGCTCGCCATGTTGCTAGCCCCTTACTTGCGTAAGCATGGTAAATTTACCGTACCAGAGTTTATCTTCGACAGGTATTACTCGAAAACAGCGCGTATTGTTGCCGTTGTATGTTTAATTATTGCGTCATTAACTTACATCATAGGTCAAATGAAAGGTGTAGGCGTCGCATTCTCACGCTTCTTAGAAGTTGACTACGGTTTAGGCTTAGGCATAGGTATGATGGTTGTTTGGGTATATGCAGTACTAGGTGGTATGAAAGGTATTACTTACACCCAAATTGCGCAGTATTGTGTACTTATTTTTGCTTACACTATTCCTGCAGTATTCATCTCATTACAACTTACTGGCAATCCAATTCCACAACTTGGTTTAGGTTCAACCCTTGCTGATGGCAGTGGCGTATATCTATTAGACAAATTAGATTTGGTTGTTACCGACCTTGGTTTTAAAGAGTACACTACCGATAACATGGGTGGCACATTAAACATGTTCGCTTATACCTTATCATTAATGATTGGTACTGCTGGTTTACCACACGTAATTATGCGTTTCTTCACTGTTCCTTCAGTGAAAGCTGCACGTGCTTCAGCGGGTTATGCCTTAGTATTTATCGCCTTACTTTATACTGTAGCTCCTGCAGTTGGTGCCATGGCACGCTTAAACTTAATGAACACGATTGAACCTACTGCTGGTGAAAACATGGTTTATGCTGAGCGTCCGCAATGGTTTAAAGACTGGGAAAATACTGGTTTATTAAAATTTGAAGATAAAAACGGTGACGGTAAAGTTCAATACGTAGCAGATAAAGAAACGAATGAAATGGTTAAAGTTGACCGTGACATTATGGTTCTTGCTAACCCTGCTATCGCTAACTTACCAAACTGGGTTATCGCTCTAGTTGCTGCCGGTGGTTTAGCCGCTGCCCTGTCTACTGCTGCAGGATTATTATTGGCGATATCATCCTCTATTTCCCATGATTTAATGAAAGGGGTATTAACACCTGACTTGTCAGAAAAATCGGAATTAAGAGCGAGTCGAATCGTGATGACAATCTCAATACTGGTGTCTGGTTATCTCGGTCTCAATCCACCAGGGTTTGCCGCTGGTACCGTAGCCTTAGCCTTTGGTTTAGCTGCATCGTCAATATTCCCGGCCTTAATGATGGGTATATTCTCGAAGAAAATGAGTGGTAAAGCTGCGGTTGCGGGTATGGTTTCAGGTATTGGTATTACTATGCTGTACGTATTCCAACACAAAGGCATCATGTTTATTCCAGGCACATCGTTCTTAGGTGGTCTAGAACAAAACTGGTTCTTCGGTATTTCACCAAATGCATTCGGTGCAGTAGGTGCACTAGTTAACTTTGCCGTAGCGTTTGGCGTATGTAAATTAACTGGCGATGCGCCAGAGCATATCCAACACATGGTTGAAAACTTCCGTATTCCAAAAGGTGCTGGTGAAGCTCACGCTCACTAA
- a CDS encoding putative nucleotidyltransferase substrate binding domain-containing protein, producing the protein MSTELADIHDFIKAIEPFDQLPDASIASIVRNISICYVRAGEQLPPAGVQQPMLYFLRKGALAYFTEQDELLGKYGEGDICTVFCKPDENLTVKVIPEEDTLLCAIACDDLKSVVNDFPSVLRFFMQTGAQRLKQQVVKINEEAIMASTLMNTSIEDFYHAPVVTIEQCASIKEAAFKMTELNYSCLVVVDGDKLAGIVTDKDLRRRCVAQGLDFNLPVSDIMTPNMEVIDINYSAHDALIKMTSQHIHHLPVMKNGELAGMITVTDLMNQEGLNAVNMSSTIGKATSVEELISISKMLPKLQIRMAKLGTTADHVGKTISAITCAFTVRLIKMAKQKYGPEPVPFAWLAAGSQARQEQFAHSDQDNALIISNDMQPEDDIWFKNMATLVSDGLAACGFIYCPGDVMATNDKWRQPQRIWQNYFDRWVNTPEPMALMHSSVFFDLNCVFGDVNLLKEVQANMLKQTQRNTLFIAHLSGNALKLRPPLGFFRDFVLVSSGKNIKALDLKHNGIAPIVDLARIYALSEGITAVNTIERLKQASGTPSLSKTSAANLIDAYEFLGMLRAEHQARQLLDGIEPDNFLAPKEISRLEREHLKDAFKVIKTMQSNRQSTYG; encoded by the coding sequence ATGAGTACAGAACTGGCCGATATTCATGATTTCATTAAGGCTATTGAACCATTTGACCAATTACCCGATGCAAGTATTGCCAGCATAGTCCGTAATATTAGTATTTGTTATGTGCGTGCTGGTGAGCAATTACCACCAGCTGGCGTACAACAACCTATGCTTTATTTTTTACGCAAGGGCGCTCTTGCCTATTTTACCGAGCAAGATGAATTATTAGGCAAGTACGGTGAAGGCGATATATGTACAGTATTTTGCAAACCCGACGAAAATTTAACCGTTAAAGTCATTCCTGAAGAAGATACATTGCTGTGTGCTATTGCCTGCGATGATTTAAAGTCGGTAGTTAATGACTTCCCGAGTGTGTTGCGTTTTTTTATGCAAACAGGCGCGCAGAGGTTAAAGCAGCAGGTGGTTAAAATTAATGAAGAAGCGATTATGGCTTCTACGTTAATGAATACTTCAATTGAAGATTTTTATCATGCCCCGGTGGTGACTATTGAGCAATGCGCTTCAATAAAAGAGGCCGCATTTAAAATGACAGAGTTAAATTATTCCTGTCTTGTGGTTGTAGATGGCGATAAATTGGCGGGCATAGTGACTGATAAAGATTTACGCCGGCGTTGCGTGGCTCAAGGCTTAGATTTTAACCTGCCGGTTAGCGACATTATGACGCCCAATATGGAAGTTATTGATATCAACTATAGTGCCCATGATGCCTTAATTAAAATGACGAGCCAGCACATTCATCATTTACCGGTGATGAAAAATGGTGAATTAGCCGGGATGATCACGGTAACCGATTTAATGAATCAGGAAGGGTTAAATGCGGTTAATATGTCGAGTACCATTGGCAAGGCAACGTCTGTGGAAGAGCTGATTAGTATTAGTAAAATGTTGCCCAAACTGCAAATTAGAATGGCTAAACTAGGCACTACTGCTGATCATGTCGGTAAAACCATAAGTGCCATTACTTGTGCCTTTACCGTTAGGCTGATCAAAATGGCCAAACAAAAATATGGGCCAGAGCCTGTCCCTTTTGCTTGGCTAGCGGCAGGTTCGCAGGCACGACAAGAGCAATTTGCTCATTCAGATCAAGATAATGCGTTGATTATTTCCAATGATATGCAGCCTGAAGATGATATATGGTTTAAGAACATGGCCACGCTAGTCAGTGATGGCCTTGCTGCCTGCGGATTTATTTATTGTCCGGGGGATGTGATGGCGACAAACGATAAATGGCGACAACCTCAGCGTATTTGGCAAAATTATTTTGACCGCTGGGTTAATACCCCTGAGCCAATGGCATTGATGCATTCCAGCGTGTTTTTTGATTTAAATTGTGTGTTTGGTGATGTCAATTTGCTCAAAGAAGTGCAAGCGAATATGCTCAAACAAACGCAACGTAACACATTGTTTATTGCACATTTATCTGGAAATGCTTTAAAGCTTAGACCGCCACTGGGCTTTTTTAGAGACTTTGTTTTAGTCTCCAGCGGCAAAAACATAAAAGCCCTGGATTTAAAACATAATGGTATTGCGCCAATTGTTGATTTAGCGCGAATTTATGCTCTTTCGGAGGGGATCACTGCGGTCAACACCATCGAACGGTTGAAACAGGCATCTGGAACGCCTTCATTAAGTAAGACGTCTGCGGCTAATTTAATTGATGCCTATGAATTTCTTGGTATGTTGCGAGCTGAGCATCAAGCCAGACAGCTACTCGATGGTATAGAGCCTGATAACTTTTTAGCGCCAAAAGAAATTTCACGATTAGAACGAGAACACTTAAAAGACGCGTTTAAGGTAATTAAAACCATGCAATCTAACCGCCAAAGCACCTACGGTTAG
- the acs gene encoding acetate--CoA ligase, with amino-acid sequence MNASVNPDMFYPGQDVVDQANVSEYEKMYQYSVENREEFWAEQADTLGWYKKWDSVLDESNAPFYKWFDGAEINIVHNAIDRHLENANRNKMAIIWEGENGQKRNFSYNGLNREVCQFANVLKSMGVEKGDIVTIYMPQIPELVFAMLACAKIGAVHSVVYGGFSTEALASRIDDAHSRVLITADGGWRRGKQIDLKSIANEAMQRSPSIEVCICVKNNELDVEMEPTRDFWLHDLKALPIAGSKCETEQTSSEDPLFILYTSGTTGTPKGMLHTHGGYAVYTSTTHRMAFDIKPQDRWWCAADPGWITGHSYIVYGPLINGATIMLYEGAPNYPYPNRWWQIIENYGINILYTSPTAIRGLMRFGERWPKKHDLSSLRLLGSVGEPINPEAWKWYHHVIGNDKCPIIDTWWQTETGGFMICPLPITPLKPGSATKPFFGNEMAIVDDDGNEVGTNEEGKLIVKNPWPGMARTVFKDDQRYADLYWSQDKDGKWIYLAGDSAKKDEDDYIWVIGRMDEVLKVSGYRLGTSEVESALVSHPMVTEAAAVGLPHELKGNAIHTYVILQAGIVGDKKLEQELRAHVGSEMGKIAMPECVEFVESLPKTRSGKIMRRVLKARALGQDEGDLSTLEE; translated from the coding sequence ATGAACGCATCGGTTAACCCAGATATGTTTTACCCGGGTCAAGACGTAGTAGATCAAGCTAACGTTAGTGAATACGAAAAAATGTACCAATACTCGGTCGAAAATCGTGAAGAGTTTTGGGCTGAACAAGCTGACACATTAGGTTGGTATAAAAAGTGGGACTCAGTATTAGATGAATCGAATGCGCCTTTCTATAAATGGTTTGATGGCGCTGAAATAAACATCGTTCATAATGCTATTGATCGTCATCTCGAAAATGCGAACCGCAATAAAATGGCGATTATCTGGGAAGGTGAAAATGGTCAAAAACGTAACTTTTCATATAACGGCTTAAACCGTGAAGTTTGCCAGTTTGCCAATGTCTTAAAAAGCATGGGAGTAGAAAAAGGCGATATCGTTACTATCTACATGCCACAAATTCCAGAGCTGGTATTTGCTATGTTAGCCTGTGCCAAAATTGGTGCTGTGCACTCAGTTGTTTACGGTGGCTTTAGTACAGAAGCGCTTGCTTCTCGTATTGATGATGCACATTCTCGAGTACTTATTACAGCGGATGGTGGCTGGCGTCGTGGTAAGCAAATAGATCTAAAGTCTATTGCCAATGAAGCGATGCAGCGTTCACCAAGCATTGAAGTGTGTATCTGTGTTAAAAACAATGAACTTGATGTTGAAATGGAGCCAACGCGTGATTTTTGGTTGCATGATTTAAAAGCTCTGCCAATTGCTGGTAGCAAGTGCGAAACCGAGCAAACCAGCTCTGAAGACCCATTATTTATTCTATACACATCAGGAACTACAGGTACGCCAAAAGGTATGCTGCATACTCATGGCGGCTACGCTGTTTATACCTCAACCACCCATCGCATGGCATTTGACATTAAGCCGCAAGACCGATGGTGGTGTGCGGCCGATCCGGGTTGGATCACGGGTCACAGTTACATCGTTTACGGACCATTAATTAATGGTGCAACTATCATGCTTTATGAAGGTGCGCCAAATTACCCTTACCCGAATCGTTGGTGGCAAATTATTGAAAACTACGGCATCAATATTCTGTATACCTCGCCGACAGCAATCCGTGGCTTAATGCGCTTTGGTGAACGTTGGCCGAAAAAACATGACCTTTCAAGTTTACGTTTACTGGGAAGCGTTGGTGAGCCGATTAACCCCGAAGCCTGGAAATGGTATCACCATGTAATTGGTAACGATAAATGTCCAATTATTGATACTTGGTGGCAAACAGAAACCGGTGGTTTCATGATCTGTCCACTGCCTATCACGCCATTGAAACCTGGTTCGGCGACTAAACCATTCTTTGGTAATGAAATGGCTATTGTTGATGACGATGGCAATGAAGTTGGCACCAACGAAGAAGGTAAATTGATCGTCAAAAATCCATGGCCGGGTATGGCCCGTACGGTATTTAAAGATGATCAACGATATGCCGACTTATATTGGAGTCAGGACAAAGATGGCAAATGGATTTACTTAGCCGGTGATAGCGCCAAAAAAGATGAAGATGATTACATCTGGGTTATTGGTCGCATGGATGAGGTACTGAAAGTAAGCGGTTATCGTTTAGGCACCTCTGAAGTTGAAAGTGCATTGGTAAGCCATCCTATGGTAACTGAAGCTGCGGCTGTTGGTTTGCCACACGAGCTTAAAGGTAATGCCATTCATACCTATGTAATTTTGCAGGCAGGCATAGTTGGAGATAAAAAGCTGGAGCAAGAGCTAAGAGCTCATGTGGGCAGTGAAATGGGCAAGATTGCGATGCCAGAGTGTGTCGAGTTTGTTGAATCATTACCGAAAACTCGCTCAGGAAAAATAATGCGCCGTGTGCTTAAAGCGCGAGCATTAGGACAAGATGAAGGTGATTTAAGTACTTTAGAAGAGTAA
- a CDS encoding DcaP family trimeric outer membrane transporter, whose product MLTRNKLAFATGLVFLASSAHAGYTIKLTDKDTITFGGYIQGDIRYVDGDLSSPLTNDDFWIGHVAADEQSNVNFNANSSRFNTKYVHGDVTGFIEMDFYGGGGNEKLTNSRHPRLRHAFIKYKNWTVGQTWSTFMNTSALAESADFAGPLNASAFIRQDQIRYTNGGLQIAIENPESYGGETGDAGYGDQDSVPDVVGKYTFKGDWGNVAVSAVAKQLNTVGGESETGVGYGVSGRINSFGKDDIRFAFHGGNTGRYVGAAAATDLVGEEVEETTSIMVSYRHFWTETWRSNVYYGSTETEESDRERTHIAINIFNNITKELSYGLEVGNFEAVDLDADSDYVQFSVKYVL is encoded by the coding sequence ATGTTAACACGAAATAAACTAGCGTTCGCAACAGGCTTAGTCTTTTTAGCAAGTAGCGCGCATGCAGGATATACGATCAAATTAACTGATAAAGATACCATTACTTTTGGAGGTTATATTCAAGGCGATATTCGTTACGTTGATGGTGACCTTAGCTCGCCACTTACCAATGATGACTTCTGGATTGGCCATGTTGCTGCAGATGAGCAAAGTAATGTTAATTTTAATGCTAACTCTAGTCGTTTTAATACCAAGTATGTCCATGGCGATGTCACTGGTTTTATTGAAATGGATTTTTATGGTGGTGGCGGTAATGAAAAACTAACAAACTCAAGACACCCAAGACTTCGTCATGCATTTATTAAGTATAAAAATTGGACTGTTGGACAAACGTGGTCGACTTTCATGAACACTAGTGCCTTAGCTGAATCAGCTGACTTTGCTGGGCCACTTAATGCTTCCGCGTTTATCCGCCAAGACCAAATTCGTTATACCAATGGTGGCTTACAAATTGCCATTGAGAACCCTGAATCTTACGGTGGAGAGACAGGTGATGCTGGTTATGGTGATCAAGATTCAGTGCCTGATGTAGTAGGTAAATATACCTTCAAAGGTGATTGGGGTAATGTTGCTGTATCTGCAGTTGCAAAACAATTAAATACTGTTGGTGGTGAATCTGAAACAGGCGTTGGCTATGGCGTATCTGGTCGAATTAACTCTTTTGGTAAAGATGATATCCGTTTTGCCTTTCACGGTGGTAATACCGGTCGTTATGTAGGCGCTGCTGCAGCAACCGATTTAGTTGGTGAAGAAGTTGAAGAAACTACTTCAATCATGGTTTCTTATCGTCACTTTTGGACTGAAACATGGCGCTCAAATGTTTATTACGGTAGCACTGAAACTGAAGAGTCAGATCGTGAACGTACTCATATTGCCATTAATATTTTTAACAATATAACTAAAGAATTGTCTTACGGTTTAGAAGTAGGAAATTTTGAAGCGGTTGATTTAGATGCAGATTCAGATTACGTACAATTTTCTGTGAAATATGTACTCTAG